TAACCGATAACGGTCATGGTCTGCTTGGCAGACAACGGGAAACCTTATTTAAGGAATTCTATCAGGAAAAACAGGATATGAAGGAGTATCAGGATGGTTTTGGCCTTGGTCTTACCATCGTGAGGATGATTATTGAACGCCATCATGGGCAGGTGTATATAACCAGTTCAAGGCAGCAGGGGACCATGGTCTCATTCAGCCTACCGGCAAAGGAGATGCAGTGAAAGGAAGAATTCTGATTGTAGACGATGAACGTGACATTCTGGATGTCCTTGGTTTTGTGCTGGAGGATGCTGGATACGAAACAAGAACTACTGATCGGGGGGATGAGGTGCTTGGTCTGGTTACGCAATGGAGACCTGATCTTGTAATCCTCGATATCGGACTACCTGGCCTAAGTGGTTTGGAAGTATGTCCTTGTCTGGTGTCCATGGACATTCCAGTCTTGGTACTCAGCTCCCATGACAGGGATGACCAGATTGTGGAAGGGCTGGAGGTCGGAGCCGAAGACTATGTGTCCAAGCCTTTCAATCTGAAAGAGCTCTTACTCCGCATCGAAAAAATCCTCAGAAGAACCAAACTGAACGAATGTACAGAGCATGCGATTGCAATAGGTTCTTTGGCTATCGATTTTCGCACCCAGACAGTATGGGTTGAGGGGGAGATAGTAAACCTCACCCCCACCGAATACAAAATTGTGGAACTGCTTGCAAAGCATGCCCATACCCCGGTGACAAGCGAGGTTTTGCTCAAGCAGGTATGGAACAGCGAAGACTGGATCCAAGGCGCAGAGATGGTAAAAGTGAACATCAGCCGGGTTCGCAAGAAACTTGAGAAGGACCCGACAAACCCTAGATATCTGCTAAACCGTTGGGGGTATGGGTATCTGTTGACAGACATTGCAGCCACCGGCAAGTGAGATTGTTACGGTTTTGTAACTTGCACATATCCTAATAATAGCGTGAAACTGAATGCGTACGCTGGGAAAAACCAATTTCCCAGTCTGTCGTTACGGTTCTTAAAAGGGAGGAACGTTATGAAGAAACTGCAAAAGATTGTGTCTGTGCTTGTCCTGATTGCGCTCTGTGTGGTACCTCTGTTTGCCGCTGGTGTACAAGAACAAGCGAAAGCAGGTGGAACGCTGAATGTGTATTCCATCATGCCTGAAAAGTATGCCACCAAGGTTTTCGACGAATTCACCAAGGATACAGGTATTAGTGTGAATTTCGTACGACTGTCTTCAGGTGAAGCTCTTGCCAGAATCATCGCCGAGAAGGCAAACCCCCAAGTCGATGCACTGTGGGGAGGTCCGGCTGATACCTATGAAGCTGGTGTACTTGAGGGTGTCTTCGATACCTATGTGCCTGCTGAAGCCGGCAAGATTCCAACTCAGTTCAAGTCCGCGAAAGGCTATTGGACTGGTATCGGGGTAATTCCCCTTGCCTTCATGAGTAATGTAACCTTCCTTAAGGACAAGGGTCTCGAGGCACCGACCAGCTGGAATGATCTGTTGAATCCAGCTTATAAAAATAGTCTGCAGATGGCCGATGCCCGTACCAGCGGAACGGCAACCGAACGCATCTATTCCTTAGTCAAGGTAATGGGTGAGGACGAAGCTTTTGCTTACCAGAAGAAGTTGCATCAGAACATCCAGCTGTACACCAAAGGTGGTGCCGGCGGAGCAATGCCAGTGGCAACAGGTCAGGCAGGGGCCGGAATCTTTTACATCGTCGATGCCCTGGATATTCAGCAGCAGGGGTATGACTTGGTGCTTTCTTATCCGAAGGAAGGCGTGACCTATGGCGTAGAAGCCTCAGGCATAATCAAGGGTGCAAAAAACCTCGACTCAGCAAAAGCCCTCATGGATTGGGCTTCCTCAAAGAGATTGGGCGAGGTTATGGTTGCCAACCAGATCAACTACATTCCCACTCGTCCCGATGTAACGGTTACCAATCCTGCATTGGATATGTCTCAGGTAAAATTGATCGAAGCGGATATTGCCTGGAAAGGTGAGAACCGGACTCGGCTTGTCGAACGTTGGGTAGCTGACGTTATCCAACAGTAAAACCTGCAATGGATGGATCGCCACCGGCTTCGGCTCTCTGGCGATCCTTTTCCAAACGCTACGGTACAAAGGAACTTGTCATGTTTGATACGAATGGCTACAAGTCAAAACGGGCATCCTTGATGAAAACAGACCCGGCACTTTTTTCTGCTTTGGTGGCGGTTTGGCTTTCGTTCGCAATTTTTATCTTTCTGCCTCTGCTGCGACTTCTTGCAACTACCTTTATGGTGAATGGATCCTTCTCTCTTGCCAATCTGCAGAAGGTGTTTTCCACCAGCTACAATATGAAGGCTTTGTATGGAAGTCTGATTCTTGCCACCTCGGTGAGTATTTCCGGCACTTTTCTAGGATATTTGTTTGCGCTTGCGGTAACACGCACCTCGCTTCCCAAGCCCTTGAAGGTCTTGCTTGGGGGGATTACCATGCTGCCGTTGATCTCGCCGCCTTTTACCAGCAGTATTTCCCTGACGTTGGTGCTTGGTCCGAACGGTATGCTGCTCAAAGCACTGGGAATAGGTGATTTTTCCATCTATGGGTTCCTTGGGACCTGGATATCGGAGACTCTGACATACTTTCCGGTGGCTTTCATGGTTATAAGCGCAATTCTTAATACGATGAGTGCAACCTTGGATGATGCCGCACTCTCGTTAGGTGCCTCGCGTTGGAGAATGTTTGGTACGATTACCATCCCTCTCTCGCTGCCCGGTATCGGGAATTCAATCCTGCTGCTCTTCGGTGCGAGCCTAGCCGACTTTGCCACCCCTTTGATTCTAGGCGGTCATTCGTTCCCGGTATTGCCTACCGAGGCCTATCTCTTGATTACCGGTATGTTCGATTTGAAGGGAGGTGCAACCCTGTCCTTTTTGCTGCTTGCCCCTGCTTTGCTCGTATTCTTTTTGCAGAGAATGTTACTAGGTAAGAAAAGCTATGTGTCGGTGACCGGAAAGAACGGCGCAAGAACGGAGTTTGCAAAGCTTCCTCAGGGTTTGAGCATCTTTATTACAGCGGTTTGCACCCTACTGGTGGTCTTTATTCTCTATTTATATGCAATTATCCTCTGGGGTTCCTTTGTGAAAGTCTGGAGTGTCAATAATACCTTTACGCTCGAACATTATGTGTATGTGTTCAAACATGGGAAGAAAGCAATCACCGATACCCTCTTGATCGCTGTGCTTTCTACGGTCATTGGTTCCACACTTGCGGTCATCATCGGGTATGTGGTCCAACGCAAGCAATTCTTTGGCAAACGGTTCTTTGAGTTCAGCAGTATGCTTAACTATGCACTGCCCGGAACGGTGGTAGGTATTGCATATATCATTGCCTTCAACCAAAAACCGATTCTGTTGACAGGAACCTTGTCCATTCTTGTTGCTGCCTATGTCTTTCGGTACTATGCGACAGGAATTCGTTCAGTCATCGCTTCCTTGGAACAGATTGACCCTGCCCTGGAGGAAGCTTCGCTCAGTCTGGGGGCTGGTTCGGTGCATACATTTACTCATGTTACCATTCCTTTGATCATCCCGGCTGTTCTGGCAGGGATGCGCTATTTGTTCATTCACTGTATGACGGCCATAAGTGCAACCATCTTTCTGGTTTCCGTCCATTGGATGTTACTTACGACCAGGATTCTGGAAAGTATGACTGAGCTACAGTTTTCCCAGGCTTCTGCCTTCTCCATTGTTTTGATCGTCATCGTCTTTCTGGTAGATGCCTTGATGATTTTCCTGCTTCGTCTTTCCACCTCCAAATTCCATAGAACCCAGGAGATTTCCTATGATAAAATCGGCGCTTGAACTTCGTGATGTAACAAAGATATTCCAGAAGGGACGTGAACCTGTCAAAGCGGTGGATTCGGTGAATCTCACGGTCGAAGAGGGTGAGCTGGTTACGTTTCTCGGGCCCTCTGGCTGTGGTAAGACTACTACGCTGCGCATGGTGGCCGGGTTTGAGCTTCCCAGTTCCGGATCGATAACCATCAAGGGCAAAGATATTACCAACACCCCGGTAAATAAGCGTGAAATCGGGTTTGTTTTCCAGAACTATGCCTTGTTTCCCCATATGAGCGTCTACAATAATGTGGCCTACGGCTTGAAAGCCCGGGGTGAGAAGGACGACGAAATCCGGCCAAAGGTTGTCTCTGCCCTTCAACTGGTCGGGCTGGAGAATACTGAGAACCGTTACCCGAGCCAGCTGTCCGGTGGAGAGCAGCAACGTGTGGCCTTAGCCAGGGTCATCGTAATGGAACCGACTCTTTTGTTGATGGACGAGCCGCTTTCGAACCTTGATGCCAAGTTGCGCTTGCATATGCGAACCGAGATTCGCAAACTGCAGAAGAAGCTGGGAATTACCTGTCTCTATGTTACCCATGACCAGAGTGAGGCCCTTACCATGGCCGATCGGATCGTGGTCATGCATAAGGGAAAGGTGGAACAGATTGGTACGCCGTTCGAAATCTATAGCAACCCACAATCGTTGTTTGTGGCCGATTTCATTGGACAGGCGAATATCATCACCTTGGAAGTGACAGCCATCGGGGATGAGAATCTAACGGCAGCTATTCCTGGGGGAGGTTCCTTTACAGCCAGAGCCTTGCGCCCGGATAAGTATAGCCCAATTGATGTGCTCTACAAGGTAGGCAAACCTGCTTCTTTGATTGTCAGGCCGGAAAGCATTGTCGTGACCAATTTGAGTAACGAGGATGGTCAATTCCCTGCCCAGGTAGTATCGTCCATATTCGTAGGTAGTCATATTGAATATGAATTGCTCCTGCAGAACGACGCAATCGTCAAAGCCTCGATTCCCTTTACCACCGGTATGCAGATGTTTAGTGAAGGATCATCAGTATCTCTTGTCTGTGATGTGTCGAATTCAGCTTTCCTGCCTGCTTGAGAGATAAAAAAAGGGTAGCAAACGAAAGCTTAAGGACTCACAGAATAGTTACATATACCAAGAACTCCTTGCGCGATTGCAGGGAGTTCTTGGTGCTATTGGGTAATCAGTATTAGAAAAAATTGCTACACTGAAAACGCAACAAGGTAAAGAGGTAAATTTGTTCAATGTGACAACAAGTCTACAACAGTTTGATTCAGAAATCACCAGAATCAATATTGACGCCGTGGCTACTAAAAGGATTATCGACAAATTAGAAAAAGAAAGAAAGTTGCTAGAACAGCAAGTTATAGAAAGCGTAAAGCTGGATAATCCACTTATTGAGGAGCTTCATCAATTGATATCGTCATATTCCGTAAGGCTTGGATTGGATGAAAAACATGTAAGTGCAGGGAAACATTACATTTTTACCAACGACTTAAAGTCATTGTCAGGAGCAATACTCCATAAAGTCGTTTTTGTGTTCAAGATTTCATATGTTAAGCTGATTCAGCATCATACAGGCATTTATTTGCCGATAATTCTGGGCTCTCCAAGTGGACGTGAAGTGAGTATGGAAAATATAGACGAAATGATGGATATTCTTGCAAAGGATTTTAAAGATTATCAAATTATCATCGCTTCCATTTATAAAAGCTACGTTTTTCCAAACAAGAACATTATTGAGTTGACTGACAGACTTCTTCCATTCTAAAACATGAATTTATAGGGGATTGTATGGACTATACATTCATGGTTTCTATAAGACAACTAATTTGTTTAGAGTAGAAAATAAATTCATTTATGGTTTAAGGTTGGTATTAATTTATATATAAAAGGATTAACATGATATCTTAATCAAATATTTACAATGCTAGGTAATGAATGTATGTTTAACGACGAAGAAGTTGCAAAAGCAATGCTCTGAAGAGCGAGAGATGATTAAGGCTTTCGGCCAGAAAATGAGTGCTAAAATACAGCGACGTCTCATGGAATTGCGTGCAGCTGATTCCCTTGCTGATGTTTCTCATGTACCCCTGTTCGTTGTCATGAATTGGAAAATCGGAGGGGCGTTTTTTCGGTTGATTTAGAATACCCCAACCGTCTGCTCTTCATTAGTGCAAATGAACCTATCTATGAATATTCTCCTGACTACGCAGTTGCCCCAGGCGAGACCTTAGGTGAGGTGATAGAAAGCCTTTCTATGACGCAAAAGGAACTTGCCAAGAGAACTGGTCTGACAGAGCAAACGATAATTCGTATCCTCAAAGGTATTCAGCCGATAACTTTTGAAACTGCGAACAAGCTGGAGATGGTAACGGGTGTCCCTGCCCGGATGTGGAATAATCTGGAGATGCAGTATAGGGAGCAATTGAGTAAAATCAAGCAAATCAAGGAGCTTGAACAGGGGATTGATTGGTTGCATGGAATTCCGACCAATGAACTGATATCACGGGGAAAAATACCAAGTGAAAACAGCAAAGCAAGCTTGGTTCAAGAAACCCTTAAATTCTATGGAGTTTCGAGTGTAGAGGCTTGGAATGACATTTGGTGTGACCCGAAAGTAGCAGCCCGACGCTCTGATTGTTTTGAGACCCAAAGTGGTCCGGCCTCTGCATGGATTCGCCTGGGAGAGTTGCAATCCCAGCAAATTGAGTGTTTGCCGTTCAGCGAAGAACATTTTAAAAAGGCATTACAGGTAATCCGCACTTTGACAGCAAAGGATCCTGAGGTCTTTATCGGTGAGATGCGCAAAATATGTGCTGAATCTGGGGTTGCCCTGGCATTGGTCCGTGAGCTCAAGAAGGTTCCCTGGAATGGAGCTTCCAAGTGGCTTTCTTTGAATAAGGCAATGATTTTGCTGAACTTGAGAGGGAAAGGCGAGGATATATTCTGGTTCTCGTTTTTCCATGAGGCCTATCATATACTCCATGGAGAGAAAAAAAGGCTGTATATAGCCGAGAAGAATGGTATTGATGAGGAAGAGCAGAAAGCCGACCGTTTTGCTGCGGATATCTTGATTCCTGAGAAATACAATACCCAGATTGTTGGTTTTACTACAAAGAAAGAAATACTTGCTTTGGCAAAGAGTCTTGATATCAGCCCCGGTATCGTAGCAGGTAGATATCGGCATTTGACAGGAAAGTGGACGTTTTTTAAAGATGTAACGAGAACCTTTGACTGGGCTGAAGATAAATAAAGCTCTAAATGACCCCTTTAACGGTTCTCTTGGAATATAGGGAAGTCCTTCCTGGAATCGATGATACTCACCTATGAACTATATTACTGAAACGCATAGAAAACCTTGTTATCTCCTGGCTTTTGAGAACTGAAGGGCTGATATTAAGAGCATTCACTGTATTGCTGTGCGGTTCAATGCAGATGAAACCATCTCCATTGAAAAGAACCCAGTCAGAGAAATTGTCAGAGACAGAAAAAAGGAAGTCATCAATCCTGCACTCAGTACCGTTGCTTTCATATGCCCCTGAAATGATTAAGGATTTAGGATTGCAACCATAGGCAAAGGACTTCTCTGTTTCCGTAAGCGCCATCATTCTTCCAGTTGGCAGGTACCTGTCATTCCTTTCATAGGAACGGCCTAACTGCACCGAGAAGAAGTCTGGATTGTCAAAGGTCGTATGGAAGGCCAAGGCGAACGGCATGGGATGGTCCGAAGTGTTCTTGAGCAGGATTGTATCAGTCAATCCGTTTTCATCCAGTGAAAACAACCGCTCAATCCTGAAGTCGAAAGGGTAAGGGCCCCCCTCGTTTTCGAAGGCAAGTCTTGCAGACCTGTCCGTAACCTCAACAACTGAGAAGGGAACATCATAGAGAACCCCATGAAGATTCACATTGAATCGTTTTTCATTCACAGGAAGATGGTATTCTCTCCCTTCAAAGGCGAAGACACCATCCTCTGTCCTGTTCGGAGGAAAGAGAATAGGGCTTCCATTGATGAAAGGACTATTTTCAAGGGCATGCCTGTTCTCCGGTTCCAAAAGTATTCTGTGACCATCATACCTCAAGGATACCAGGTCTGCCCCGAAGGTCTCATCTATTTTTGCACTCCACTTTGAACATTTCAACTCCAACATGCAAGGGCCTCTTTCTCTGTTGTTACCCTTGTGCATGCATCCTTGCCTAATGCAAGGTATCTCCCAACTCCCCGGATTGCAGCATCACTTATATTTGCAGCCCTTGATACTGGGATCTCCAGCCCAATGTAGGGAGCCATCAGGTCAAATGCCTTGGATATCTGACCACCCATTACAAGGAAGTCGTAGGCCTTTTTCGGTATGTAGCTGCTTATTACCTCTCCGATGGATTCTCCCACATCCCTGAATACGGCAAGGGCATTCTTGTCCCCTCCGGTCGCCAGAGCTGCTATTTCCCTTACATCGGGCATTGAAAAATCCCCTGAAAGCTTTGCATAGCGTTCACGTATAGCCTTTCTTGAAATAGTATCCTCAACTATCCCGTCTCTGAATTTCTTGTTCCAAAGGCTGAAGCAGGGTCTCTGCTCCTGATTGATGAGAATCCTCCCGCCGTGTGACATGGTAAAACCGAAACCAGTGCCGAGCATTATTCCACAGGGTCTGTCAAATCCCCTAGCTGCACCTTCTGCTATCTCTCCGAGAAGAAACGCGGTGGAATCATGGAGATATTTGACCTCAAGGCCTTCTGCGCTGAAGACAGGACTAAGGCTCATTCCCCTGACCGAGGTGAATTTCTGGGTCATATTGAAGATTCCGTTCTCGTAGTCGAACGGACCGGGAATACAGATTCCCACTTCCGTAAATGATGCCAGTGAACGGTTCCTTTCAAGTATTGACTTGAAAGAATCGAGGATCTCCTCTGGTTTGCCGTTACTATTTGTCGGGCTTTCCCCCAAGGTGCTCTCAATTATCATCCCTTCTGTATCAACAAGTGCGGATTTGATGAAAGTTCCTCCGACATCAAGGGCTAGTTTGTATTGCATCGTTTTCCCTCCAAGGGTAAAACTATTTTCTTAAGGGGTATTATACAATAAAACTAGTATTGTACAATCATAATGATGCATGGTATCTTTTGGTTATTGCCAATATCGATTGGGGGTGCCCATGGGTCTTGTATCACGTCTTGAAAATGTTTTTCCATCTCTGTCTCCGATTGAAAAGCGGATCACTAGTTATTTTATGAGCCATGAAGCAGAACTCGTAGGAAAGCCAATCCTGGATATTGCTCAGGCCTGTGATACCAGTAAAAGTGCGGTCGTGAGGCTGTGCAAACGCATCGGATACAATGGTTACAAAGAACTGCAGACTGACCTGAGTGCAGAGAGGGCTTTAAGACAGAGGGACAAAGTCTACGAAAGAAGTGACATTTATCCTCAGAGCAGTACAGCCAGTATCTGTACCCTTATCACCCATAACAGCATCAGGGTTCTTGAAAGCACGCTTCAAAATCTAGATTTATCCAGTATGGACAAAGCTGTGGATGCCCTATGTTCTGCTAGGAGAGTTGACCTTTATGGTGTTGGTAACAGTGGAATAGTCGCTGAGGATGCAAATATTAAGCTTAGAAGACTGGATTTTTTTACCACCTGTTGTACCGATATCCATATGGCGTTGGTCTCTTCATCGACTCTTAATGCGGATGATGTAGCGGTATTCTTTTCCCACTCTGGCACTACAAGTGATATTCTGCATATCCTTGAAGTCGTCAAAGCACAGGGAGCCCTCACGGTTGCGGTGACCTGCAGAGGAGGAAATACTCTTAGCAAGAATGCAGACATTGTTCTTGAGACAGCCAGTTCCGAGAATCTCTCACGTTCAGGTGCCATGGCGAGCAGGATTGCTATGCTTGAGATTGTGGATATGCTCTTCTCCATTATTGCAAGCCGGAACTACAAGGATGTGAAGGATATTCTGGACCATACAGCAGACCTGTTCCAGAAAGAGCATGTATAGGGCTTTTTGATTTCAAACTAGTTTTAAATTTTTTTTAAAAATTTAAAATTAGTATTTGACTTATGTGAACCATCAACCTAAACTGAACACAGGATTTTGCAATCCAATTCATTTAGGAAGGTATCTAGAAAATGAGTTTCATGTTTCACCCGTATCCGTATGCTGATCCAAATGCTGTGAACCCCATTGATGCGGATTCTGGGATCAAGGATTCCCTTGTTATCGGTTCGCTCAATTGTGGGAAGAGCCTTAAGAAATTACTTGCAGGCAAGAAGCATATCGTTGCAATAGATGGATATTCTGGCGTTCAATTTGATGTGATAAAAAGGACTTTCGAACAGTTCCTTGATGCTGTCTGGATAGATGTTTCTTGCGTGTATAGGGACGACTATCATGACCTTATCGCCCCTAGTCTGCCTATTGACAGGGAAATGGACCCAGCCCTCCTCTATGGAGTACGTTTCACTGATGGGTATGAGGCACTTCAGGACAATGTGAAGTGCGATGCCCTTAGGGATTTGTGCAGAAAAGAATCCAAGACAGTAATAGTCTATGGAAGAGGCTGCCTTTCCTCCTTATTAAGAGGTGTCTTTGATGTAAAGATTTGGGTAGACACCACTCCGCGTCAGACTGCATTGAATTTTAAGTATGGAAAAGTCCTCAACGTCAACAGTACCTCAGCTAAGCCTTTTGGCGAAACAATGAGAAGGAACTATTATGTTGACTTCGAGAATGCATTGGCCTTGCGCTGGGACCTCATACGGAGGGATGCCATTGACTTCTATATCAGTGCAGACAATCCCGACAATATGCAGATGATTCCCTATTCTGAATTGAAAAAAGTGTTTCACCTTGCAGGGCAGAAACCCCTTCACTGTCGTCCTGTCTATCTTGAGGGGGTCTGGGGTGGTTTCTATTTTAAGAACCTGAGAAACCTTCCAAAGGAAATGAAGAACTGCGCCTGGGTGTTTGATATGATTCCGATGGAGGTATCCCTTGCACTTATCATAGAGGGAAGGGAGCTTGAGGTTCCGTTTTTTACATATGTCCAACAACAGGGAGAAAATCTTCTTGGAGCTGAGGCCTTTGCACGCTTCGGAGGGTACTTCCCGGTCAGATTCAACTATGATGACACCTATCATTCCAATGGCAATATGTCCATCCAGTGTCATCCAGATGCCGAGTATGTGGTAAACAACCATGGTGAGCTTGGACGCCAAGATGAAAGCTACTACGTGTGTGTAACAGGGCAACAAGCCTGTACCTACCTTGGTTTCAGGGATGAGGATAGCTGTAGTGCGTTCTTCAAAGCTGCACGGCAGGCTGAGAAGACACACGAGCTCATCGATTACCAGAAGTATGTAAACCCTGTACAATCCGTTCCAGGCTGTCAGGTGATGATTCCCGCTGGGACTATCCATGCCTCTGGAAGAAACCAGGTCGTACTGGAGATAGGGTCGCTTACGGTTGGCTCGTATACGTATAAGCTTTATGACTATCAGCGAATCGATCCTCAGAGTGGACTACCCAGACCCATCCACCTCAATGCAGGGGAGAAGGTCATACATGGGGAAAGGACTGCAGACTGGGTCAAAAAGAACATTGTTGACCATGGTTATGTCGTGAGACAGGGCGATACCTGGATGGAAAAGGTAGTTGGCGAACACGACCTTCTCTATTTCTCCCTGAGAAATCTTATATTCGAAGACGAAATCGAGGATGATACCAAAGGCACATTCCATGTCCTTGCCCTTGTGGATGGGGATAGGGTACGTGTCCAGTCACTGGCAGACCCTTCGAAGTACTTTGTTGCCAATAACTTGGATATCCTTGTGGTCCCCGCTTCGTTCGGAAAATACAGGATCATAAATGAGGGGATTGGAGTTGTCACCGTGCACAAGACAATACTCAAAGAAAACTGAAGATGTATACGCTTGAAGGAAGAAATATCCTCTATAGGATAAACGAAAAAGGCAACGTGACCTCCTTCCTCTACAAGAAGACAGGAAATGATTACGTGAAATCGGAAGGCCGGTTATGGAAGATGATTCTTGCAGGCAAGGGCAGGGAAGTTGAGATCCCCGTATCCTCTATCGATCAGGAATTTACTGCGTCCTGCAATGATAAGAATCTGACACTTGTATACGGTTCGATTAAGGTTAGGGGAATTCCTCGTCCAATTTCCGTAATCATTCACATTCAATTGGAGAACGACAGTCTAAAAGTCTGGAGTTCGATTGAAAATAATGATGAAGAGCTTTCCGTCATGGAAATCTTTATCAGTGCTGCAAGCGG
The sequence above is a segment of the Sphaerochaeta pleomorpha str. Grapes genome. Coding sequences within it:
- a CDS encoding response regulator transcription factor, with amino-acid sequence MKGRILIVDDERDILDVLGFVLEDAGYETRTTDRGDEVLGLVTQWRPDLVILDIGLPGLSGLEVCPCLVSMDIPVLVLSSHDRDDQIVEGLEVGAEDYVSKPFNLKELLLRIEKILRRTKLNECTEHAIAIGSLAIDFRTQTVWVEGEIVNLTPTEYKIVELLAKHAHTPVTSEVLLKQVWNSEDWIQGAEMVKVNISRVRKKLEKDPTNPRYLLNRWGYGYLLTDIAATGK
- a CDS encoding ABC transporter substrate-binding protein, translated to MKKLQKIVSVLVLIALCVVPLFAAGVQEQAKAGGTLNVYSIMPEKYATKVFDEFTKDTGISVNFVRLSSGEALARIIAEKANPQVDALWGGPADTYEAGVLEGVFDTYVPAEAGKIPTQFKSAKGYWTGIGVIPLAFMSNVTFLKDKGLEAPTSWNDLLNPAYKNSLQMADARTSGTATERIYSLVKVMGEDEAFAYQKKLHQNIQLYTKGGAGGAMPVATGQAGAGIFYIVDALDIQQQGYDLVLSYPKEGVTYGVEASGIIKGAKNLDSAKALMDWASSKRLGEVMVANQINYIPTRPDVTVTNPALDMSQVKLIEADIAWKGENRTRLVERWVADVIQQ
- a CDS encoding ABC transporter permease, whose amino-acid sequence is MFDTNGYKSKRASLMKTDPALFSALVAVWLSFAIFIFLPLLRLLATTFMVNGSFSLANLQKVFSTSYNMKALYGSLILATSVSISGTFLGYLFALAVTRTSLPKPLKVLLGGITMLPLISPPFTSSISLTLVLGPNGMLLKALGIGDFSIYGFLGTWISETLTYFPVAFMVISAILNTMSATLDDAALSLGASRWRMFGTITIPLSLPGIGNSILLLFGASLADFATPLILGGHSFPVLPTEAYLLITGMFDLKGGATLSFLLLAPALLVFFLQRMLLGKKSYVSVTGKNGARTEFAKLPQGLSIFITAVCTLLVVFILYLYAIILWGSFVKVWSVNNTFTLEHYVYVFKHGKKAITDTLLIAVLSTVIGSTLAVIIGYVVQRKQFFGKRFFEFSSMLNYALPGTVVGIAYIIAFNQKPILLTGTLSILVAAYVFRYYATGIRSVIASLEQIDPALEEASLSLGAGSVHTFTHVTIPLIIPAVLAGMRYLFIHCMTAISATIFLVSVHWMLLTTRILESMTELQFSQASAFSIVLIVIVFLVDALMIFLLRLSTSKFHRTQEISYDKIGA
- a CDS encoding ABC transporter ATP-binding protein, which encodes MIKSALELRDVTKIFQKGREPVKAVDSVNLTVEEGELVTFLGPSGCGKTTTLRMVAGFELPSSGSITIKGKDITNTPVNKREIGFVFQNYALFPHMSVYNNVAYGLKARGEKDDEIRPKVVSALQLVGLENTENRYPSQLSGGEQQRVALARVIVMEPTLLLMDEPLSNLDAKLRLHMRTEIRKLQKKLGITCLYVTHDQSEALTMADRIVVMHKGKVEQIGTPFEIYSNPQSLFVADFIGQANIITLEVTAIGDENLTAAIPGGGSFTARALRPDKYSPIDVLYKVGKPASLIVRPESIVVTNLSNEDGQFPAQVVSSIFVGSHIEYELLLQNDAIVKASIPFTTGMQMFSEGSSVSLVCDVSNSAFLPA
- a CDS encoding helix-turn-helix domain-containing protein, with translation MENRRGVFSVDLEYPNRLLFISANEPIYEYSPDYAVAPGETLGEVIESLSMTQKELAKRTGLTEQTIIRILKGIQPITFETANKLEMVTGVPARMWNNLEMQYREQLSKIKQIKELEQGIDWLHGIPTNELISRGKIPSENSKASLVQETLKFYGVSSVEAWNDIWCDPKVAARRSDCFETQSGPASAWIRLGELQSQQIECLPFSEEHFKKALQVIRTLTAKDPEVFIGEMRKICAESGVALALVRELKKVPWNGASKWLSLNKAMILLNLRGKGEDIFWFSFFHEAYHILHGEKKRLYIAEKNGIDEEEQKADRFAADILIPEKYNTQIVGFTTKKEILALAKSLDISPGIVAGRYRHLTGKWTFFKDVTRTFDWAEDK
- a CDS encoding aldose 1-epimerase produces the protein MLELKCSKWSAKIDETFGADLVSLRYDGHRILLEPENRHALENSPFINGSPILFPPNRTEDGVFAFEGREYHLPVNEKRFNVNLHGVLYDVPFSVVEVTDRSARLAFENEGGPYPFDFRIERLFSLDENGLTDTILLKNTSDHPMPFALAFHTTFDNPDFFSVQLGRSYERNDRYLPTGRMMALTETEKSFAYGCNPKSLIISGAYESNGTECRIDDFLFSVSDNFSDWVLFNGDGFICIEPHSNTVNALNISPSVLKSQEITRFSMRFSNIVHR
- a CDS encoding ROK family protein — encoded protein: MQYKLALDVGGTFIKSALVDTEGMIIESTLGESPTNSNGKPEEILDSFKSILERNRSLASFTEVGICIPGPFDYENGIFNMTQKFTSVRGMSLSPVFSAEGLEVKYLHDSTAFLLGEIAEGAARGFDRPCGIMLGTGFGFTMSHGGRILINQEQRPCFSLWNKKFRDGIVEDTISRKAIRERYAKLSGDFSMPDVREIAALATGGDKNALAVFRDVGESIGEVISSYIPKKAYDFLVMGGQISKAFDLMAPYIGLEIPVSRAANISDAAIRGVGRYLALGKDACTRVTTEKEALACWS
- a CDS encoding MurR/RpiR family transcriptional regulator — encoded protein: MGLVSRLENVFPSLSPIEKRITSYFMSHEAELVGKPILDIAQACDTSKSAVVRLCKRIGYNGYKELQTDLSAERALRQRDKVYERSDIYPQSSTASICTLITHNSIRVLESTLQNLDLSSMDKAVDALCSARRVDLYGVGNSGIVAEDANIKLRRLDFFTTCCTDIHMALVSSSTLNADDVAVFFSHSGTTSDILHILEVVKAQGALTVAVTCRGGNTLSKNADIVLETASSENLSRSGAMASRIAMLEIVDMLFSIIASRNYKDVKDILDHTADLFQKEHV